In a genomic window of Candidatus Paceibacterota bacterium:
- a CDS encoding type IV pilus twitching motility protein PilT → MNYQEIISKIFEKSLAENASDIHISTGKPPTIRIDGRLLPLKDEKIIGPDDAREITYAILGPERKEEFISKKELDFSYEYKHKTRFRGNAFLQQGLISLALRIIPSKIRTIEELNLPSFLHKFTELKQGFIIITGPASHGKSTSLAAMIDEINKNRESHIITIEDPIEYVFYQQKSIIDQREVGIDTKSFAVALRSTLRQDPDVIMMGEMRDYESISIALTAAETGHLVFSTLHTNSASQTVDRIIDVFPADQQHQVRAQLAASLEAIISQRLIPRINGEGRIPACEIMVANPAVSNVIREKRTHELDMMITTSSEEGMISLNRSLANLVLQKEISFEDAIKYSISPSELKLLLKK, encoded by the coding sequence ATGAACTATCAAGAAATTATTTCTAAAATTTTTGAAAAATCTCTCGCAGAAAATGCGTCTGATATTCATATTTCAACAGGAAAACCTCCAACAATAAGAATTGATGGCAGATTACTTCCATTAAAAGATGAAAAAATTATTGGACCGGATGATGCAAGAGAAATTACTTACGCTATTTTAGGACCAGAGCGAAAAGAAGAGTTTATTTCAAAGAAAGAATTAGACTTTTCTTATGAATATAAACACAAAACAAGATTTAGGGGAAATGCTTTTTTGCAGCAAGGATTAATTTCCTTAGCTTTAAGAATAATTCCTTCAAAAATTAGAACCATAGAAGAGCTAAATCTTCCAAGTTTTTTACATAAATTTACAGAACTAAAACAGGGCTTTATTATAATCACGGGCCCTGCAAGCCATGGAAAGTCTACAAGTCTTGCTGCGATGATTGATGAGATAAACAAAAACCGAGAAAGCCATATTATTACAATTGAAGACCCAATCGAATATGTTTTTTATCAACAAAAATCAATTATCGATCAGCGAGAGGTAGGAATTGATACCAAAAGTTTTGCTGTTGCTCTTCGTTCGACTTTAAGGCAGGATCCAGATGTAATTATGATGGGGGAAATGAGAGATTATGAATCAATCTCAATTGCTCTAACTGCGGCAGAAACTGGTCACCTTGTTTTTTCAACTCTTCATACTAATTCTGCCAGTCAGACGGTGGATAGAATTATTGATGTTTTTCCAGCAGATCAGCAACATCAAGTAAGGGCTCAACTTGCAGCGAGTCTTGAGGCAATTATATCTCAGAGATTAATTCCAAGAATTAATGGAGAAGGAAGAATACCTGCATGTGAAATCATGGTTGCAAATCCTGCTGTTTCAAATGTAATTCGCGAAAAAAGAACCCATGAACTTGATATGATGATTACAACAAGTAGTGAAGAAGGAATGATATCTTTAAACCGTTCATTAGCAAATCTTGTTTTGCAAAAAGAGATTAGTTTTGAAGACGCAATTAAATATTCTATTTCACCAAGTGAATTGAAATTGTTACTCAAGAAGTAA